Proteins found in one Paenibacillus wynnii genomic segment:
- a CDS encoding zinc-binding alcohol dehydrogenase family protein, with amino-acid sequence MTSKVHSTGHPSLFEESQYRQFSKPIPEGKDLLVKVKAISVNPVDVKVRAPKDKTEDSPKILGWVVAGIVEQVGSECTHFHPGDEVYYAGSITRAGGNSEYHLVDERIVGKKPALLDSAQAAALPLTAITAWEALFDRLGVSRNPEVNKGKAILIIGAAGGVGSIAIQLAKYAGLTVIGTASQPKSTAWVKEMGADHTINHYDAFVPQLNKAGFQNVEYIFCLNSTEQHWQNMAEAIAPQGKICSIVETDQPLNLTLLKNKSITFVWELMLRTTITERLKPIHAANLRKAHAIIEEGRTIGKIVLEEF; translated from the coding sequence ATCACATCTAAGGTACATTCAACCGGACATCCATCCTTATTTGAAGAGTCTCAATACCGGCAATTTTCAAAGCCGATTCCAGAAGGTAAGGATCTGCTCGTAAAAGTAAAAGCAATTTCAGTCAATCCGGTGGATGTGAAAGTACGGGCGCCAAAAGATAAAACGGAAGACTCACCCAAAATTCTAGGCTGGGTTGTTGCAGGAATTGTGGAGCAAGTAGGATCGGAGTGCACCCATTTTCACCCAGGTGATGAGGTGTATTATGCAGGCAGCATCACGCGTGCGGGCGGGAACAGCGAATATCATCTCGTAGATGAGCGGATTGTCGGAAAAAAACCGGCATTACTGGATTCTGCTCAAGCAGCAGCACTGCCGCTAACAGCGATCACAGCTTGGGAAGCGTTGTTTGATAGGCTAGGGGTATCCCGTAACCCGGAAGTTAACAAAGGGAAGGCGATTTTGATCATAGGTGCTGCTGGCGGTGTAGGTTCCATTGCGATACAACTGGCAAAATACGCAGGATTAACAGTAATCGGTACAGCCTCTCAACCGAAATCTACTGCATGGGTAAAAGAAATGGGAGCGGATCATACGATCAATCATTATGATGCTTTCGTGCCTCAATTAAATAAGGCCGGTTTCCAAAATGTAGAGTATATATTCTGTTTAAATAGCACGGAGCAGCATTGGCAGAACATGGCTGAGGCCATTGCTCCGCAGGGTAAAATTTGCTCCATAGTGGAAACGGATCAACCATTGAATCTAACCTTACTTAAGAATAAAAGTATTACGTTTGTGTGGGAGCTTATGCTTCGTACGACCATAACTGAAAGATTGAAGCCCATTCATGCGGCTAATTTAAGGAAGGCTCACGCCATTATAGAAGAAGGCAGAACGATTGGAAAGATCGTTTTGGAGGAATTTTAA
- a CDS encoding SDR family NAD(P)-dependent oxidoreductase, producing the protein MYLPSFKLTGKTALVTGAGKGIGRALAIGLAEAGCNVALVSRTLSDLQETSALISEHTSAQSYCYPADVSQRDQMEEVFARLTADAGRLDILVNNAGMNIRTPALEVTDLEWETIVGTNLKSALIASQLAGRMMKEQGGGSIVNISSVAGHTALRTGVVYASTKAALIQMTKNLALEWGDYGIRVNAVGPWYFRTPLTEKLLADEQYLKRILDRTPLGRIGSLEEIVGPVVFLASDAANYVTGQTLLVDGGMSIFGF; encoded by the coding sequence TTGTACTTACCTTCATTTAAACTTACAGGAAAAACTGCGTTAGTAACCGGAGCTGGAAAAGGAATTGGACGGGCTTTGGCAATAGGTCTGGCAGAGGCTGGCTGTAATGTAGCCTTGGTGTCCAGAACCTTAAGTGATTTGCAAGAAACCTCCGCCTTAATCTCAGAGCATACTTCAGCACAGAGCTATTGTTATCCTGCTGATGTAAGTCAACGGGATCAGATGGAGGAAGTGTTCGCACGCCTTACTGCAGATGCAGGACGATTGGATATACTCGTAAATAATGCCGGGATGAATATTCGTACACCTGCACTTGAGGTTACAGACCTGGAGTGGGAGACCATTGTGGGTACCAATTTAAAGTCTGCGTTAATAGCTTCACAGCTCGCGGGGAGAATGATGAAGGAGCAGGGTGGAGGCAGCATCGTTAATATCTCCTCTGTAGCCGGTCATACTGCGCTGCGTACTGGGGTGGTATATGCATCTACTAAGGCAGCACTCATACAGATGACCAAAAACCTGGCATTAGAATGGGGAGACTATGGTATTCGTGTGAATGCAGTAGGTCCGTGGTATTTCCGTACACCTTTGACAGAAAAGCTACTCGCAGATGAGCAATACTTAAAGCGGATACTGGATCGCACGCCGTTGGGGCGTATCGGTAGCTTGGAGGAGATTGTAGGACCGGTAGTTTTCCTGGCTTCCGATGCTGCTAACTATGTAACAGGACAGACGCTGCTGGTGGATGGCGGCATGAGTATATTTGGTTTCTAA
- a CDS encoding class I SAM-dependent methyltransferase, with amino-acid sequence MEHDQFSYIGHSRHKFNNPMSEGKLDQVLSLLQLEADSQVLEIGSGQGELARRLVHRYNTELHAVENNTYAIEEAKKRTSENPPESRIEWIQQDAATYLSSVEDGFYDVAICIAACHALGSMEGTLRQLSRVVRPGGIILIGEGYWKKKPDPSYLGALGSEENELLRYDSTVLLGERYGLTPLWASVASEDDWDRFEWNYSLAIEQYCQDHPEDPNVKEMRNKICDWRRTYLTWGRDTLGFGLFLYRNV; translated from the coding sequence ATGGAGCATGATCAATTTTCTTATATCGGACATTCCCGCCATAAATTCAACAATCCAATGTCTGAGGGTAAGCTAGACCAAGTTCTTTCACTGTTACAGCTAGAAGCAGATTCACAAGTCCTTGAAATCGGTTCAGGCCAAGGAGAGCTGGCTAGACGCTTGGTTCATCGGTATAATACCGAGCTGCATGCCGTAGAGAATAATACATATGCAATTGAGGAGGCTAAAAAACGCACCTCGGAGAACCCACCGGAGTCACGTATAGAGTGGATCCAACAAGATGCTGCTACCTACCTTTCGAGCGTAGAGGACGGATTTTATGATGTGGCTATTTGTATTGCCGCTTGTCATGCCCTAGGAAGTATGGAAGGAACACTGCGCCAGCTTTCAAGAGTGGTTCGCCCCGGAGGAATCATTTTGATCGGTGAAGGATATTGGAAAAAGAAACCGGATCCTTCCTATTTAGGAGCCTTGGGTTCAGAAGAGAATGAACTGCTGCGTTATGATTCTACCGTTCTTTTGGGTGAGCGTTATGGACTAACTCCATTATGGGCATCTGTTGCCAGTGAAGATGATTGGGATCGATTTGAATGGAATTACAGTCTGGCGATTGAACAATACTGTCAGGACCATCCGGAGGATCCTAACGTCAAGGAAATGCGGAACAAAATATGTGATTGGCGCCGTACATACCTGACCTGGGGCCGGGATACTCTAGGCTTCGGATTGTTTCTATACCGTAATGTGTAA
- a CDS encoding GNAT family N-acetyltransferase has translation MELSLELVSKERKQMISKLMQFYLYDFTRYLDFDLNEEGVFPSYPGLESYWHSGNNKYPFLIIADGNLAGFALVDRLLRNPEGQFYMTEFFVMQKYRRSGVGTWAAHSLFDMFPGDWKVSQIRANSAARDFWHRVIGCYAKNSFQERFNPQQGNPSQYFSTLPANRIKQ, from the coding sequence ATGGAGCTTAGTTTAGAGCTGGTTTCAAAAGAACGAAAGCAAATGATCAGCAAGCTGATGCAGTTTTACCTGTATGATTTTACCCGTTATCTGGATTTCGATTTGAATGAGGAGGGAGTTTTCCCGTCTTATCCCGGATTGGAATCTTATTGGCATAGCGGAAATAATAAATACCCGTTCTTGATTATTGCAGACGGTAATTTAGCCGGGTTTGCACTGGTAGATCGGTTGCTCCGCAATCCTGAAGGACAGTTCTATATGACCGAGTTCTTTGTAATGCAAAAATACCGCCGTTCGGGAGTGGGTACATGGGCTGCGCACAGCCTTTTCGATATGTTTCCGGGGGACTGGAAGGTATCGCAGATTCGTGCGAATTCAGCTGCCCGTGATTTTTGGCATCGGGTTATCGGCTGCTATGCGAAGAATTCTTTTCAAGAACGGTTCAATCCGCAGCAGGGGAATCCCAGTCAGTATTTCAGTACATTACCAGCCAATCGAATCAAACAATAA
- the xerS gene encoding tyrosine recombinase XerS, whose protein sequence is MSIQKNSDRIKLEQKLPHMPNFVQQFIDYKLPDLSPSTLLEYLRDYESFFGWLRAEGLTQATKDTEITLHDLEILHMDSVVGYRLHLMTRMEGTNTKVTVSRKLSALRSLFHYLSQIAEDENFYPMLKRNVMAKVEIKRIHKPKDTAAKLKGKILEEDELLEFVGYILEGYGVDVMNNKQAYYSFQLNRERDACIVSLILNSGLRVSEVVNLNVDDLDFGNKLLYVFRKGHNDETFKTPVYFREQAKDELSIYLSLRQTRYKTPKKEKALFITLPNGQSEGKRMTKRAIQEMIIKYAKRFGKPYLTVHKLRHSFATDYYLQNDIYKTKEQLGHASTETTEVYAHLTDKTMSHAIERRLDN, encoded by the coding sequence ATGAGTATTCAAAAGAATAGCGACCGCATTAAGCTGGAACAAAAGCTGCCGCATATGCCTAATTTTGTTCAGCAATTTATTGATTATAAACTGCCTGACCTTTCACCCTCTACACTGCTAGAATATCTACGGGATTATGAGTCCTTTTTCGGCTGGCTGCGTGCTGAGGGACTTACACAAGCTACCAAAGATACTGAGATAACTTTGCACGATCTAGAGATCCTCCATATGGATAGCGTAGTCGGATATCGGCTGCACCTTATGACTCGAATGGAAGGAACTAACACCAAAGTTACTGTATCCCGTAAACTGTCTGCTTTACGTTCTTTATTTCATTATCTAAGTCAGATTGCTGAAGATGAGAACTTTTATCCAATGCTTAAACGAAATGTGATGGCTAAGGTTGAAATCAAACGTATACATAAACCCAAGGATACCGCCGCCAAGCTCAAGGGTAAGATTCTGGAGGAGGACGAGCTGCTAGAGTTTGTGGGTTATATTCTGGAGGGTTATGGAGTCGACGTGATGAACAACAAGCAAGCTTACTACTCCTTTCAGTTAAATCGGGAGCGGGACGCTTGTATTGTTAGTCTTATACTGAACTCCGGCTTGCGTGTTTCCGAGGTCGTAAATCTGAATGTGGATGATCTGGATTTTGGAAACAAGCTATTATATGTATTTCGTAAAGGGCATAACGATGAAACATTCAAAACCCCGGTCTATTTCCGGGAGCAAGCCAAAGATGAACTGTCGATATACCTGAGCCTCCGACAAACCCGATACAAAACACCGAAGAAAGAAAAGGCATTATTCATAACCTTGCCCAATGGACAATCTGAAGGTAAACGTATGACCAAACGAGCTATACAAGAGATGATCATTAAATATGCCAAACGTTTTGGCAAACCCTATCTTACCGTACACAAGCTGCGCCACTCTTTCGCAACTGACTATTATCTGCAAAATGATATTTATAAAACCAAGGAGCAGTTAGGACACGCTTCAACGGAAACTACTGAGGTATACGCCCATCTAACGGATAAAACGATGTCCCATGCGATTGAACGCCGATTGGATAATTAA
- the mobB gene encoding molybdopterin-guanine dinucleotide biosynthesis protein B: protein MRKRNATRGRGIRRIHRVPEIPHKTSVWQIVGYKNSGKTTLVCALIERLRQQGYTVAVIKHDHHGFEIDHPHTDTWRQRESGASAVAITNSMRTARIEEQGSGLRELVESFQSYDYILVEGFKNEHYPKLVLIHEKKGLELLSLTAVSALVVWESMWSTVNSLRPTEIPQYDINDIPEITLHLSQQRY from the coding sequence GTGAGAAAGAGGAATGCAACAAGAGGGCGAGGCATACGCCGAATACATCGGGTGCCTGAAATCCCTCATAAGACTTCCGTCTGGCAGATTGTAGGCTACAAAAACAGCGGTAAAACCACACTGGTATGCGCCCTAATCGAACGGCTGCGTCAGCAAGGTTATACGGTTGCCGTAATTAAACATGATCATCACGGGTTTGAAATAGATCACCCTCACACGGATACGTGGCGTCAAAGAGAATCGGGTGCATCAGCGGTAGCCATTACCAACAGCATGCGGACGGCGAGAATCGAAGAGCAGGGAAGCGGGCTGCGGGAACTGGTTGAATCTTTCCAAAGCTATGACTATATACTGGTCGAGGGTTTTAAGAATGAGCATTATCCCAAACTAGTGCTTATTCATGAAAAAAAAGGGCTGGAACTGCTATCGCTAACAGCTGTTTCTGCATTGGTGGTATGGGAATCCATGTGGAGTACAGTAAATTCACTAAGGCCAACGGAAATTCCGCAATATGACATCAACGACATTCCTGAAATTACCCTACATTTGAGCCAACAACGATATTAA
- the glp gene encoding gephyrin-like molybdotransferase Glp, with translation MQRNQDLDKDKFQRRALQVKEAQARVTKYAKLLDAEFVPLSQSCGRYLVETVIAPHPFPAFNRSGMDGYALIAADIEGCSSDNIIWLQVVDNIPCGAVPSVEIRTGTSARIMTGAQVPGGADTVVMLEVTETRETDGITYVGIRKAQAAGRNITPLGFELGPDEPVLAAGTLISAGDIAVLAAFGVHTVKVHRRPKIGIFATGTELLEVHEPLQPGKIRNSNSPMLEALVREAGGEPVMLGAIVDDLELARSKVQMAMETYDFVITTGGVSVGDYDVMGDLVREQSTEMLFNKVTMRPGSVTTAAVRGGKLLLALSGNPGACFVGFHLFARPVIGLMQGSLYPYLPEWTATLGEDYSKVNNYTRFVRARLEIRGGALFAYPASIDESSVMVTIKDSNCLIIVPPEQRGLTAGAKVTVIKLPGEIEG, from the coding sequence ATGCAGAGGAATCAGGATTTGGATAAAGATAAATTCCAGCGTAGAGCGCTTCAGGTCAAAGAGGCACAGGCTAGAGTAACCAAATACGCTAAGTTACTCGATGCTGAGTTTGTGCCGCTGAGTCAAAGCTGTGGGCGTTACTTGGTAGAGACAGTTATAGCCCCGCATCCCTTTCCTGCGTTTAACCGCTCAGGAATGGATGGATATGCATTAATTGCAGCCGACATTGAAGGATGCAGCAGCGATAATATAATCTGGCTTCAGGTAGTAGACAATATTCCCTGCGGTGCTGTTCCGTCAGTAGAGATCCGCACTGGAACATCGGCAAGAATTATGACGGGAGCTCAAGTTCCCGGCGGAGCAGATACGGTTGTTATGCTGGAAGTAACAGAGACGCGGGAGACAGACGGGATCACTTATGTGGGCATTCGCAAGGCGCAGGCTGCAGGTCGTAACATTACACCGCTCGGTTTTGAACTCGGTCCGGACGAGCCTGTTCTGGCGGCGGGTACCTTAATTTCGGCTGGAGACATCGCAGTTCTGGCGGCCTTTGGAGTTCATACCGTGAAGGTACATCGCCGGCCTAAAATCGGTATCTTTGCTACCGGAACTGAATTGCTGGAGGTGCATGAGCCGTTGCAGCCTGGTAAGATCCGCAACAGCAATTCACCCATGCTGGAGGCACTGGTTAGAGAAGCAGGGGGAGAGCCTGTTATGTTAGGTGCGATCGTTGATGATCTGGAGCTCGCACGGAGCAAGGTGCAAATGGCTATGGAAACATATGATTTCGTCATTACCACTGGAGGGGTATCCGTAGGTGATTATGATGTAATGGGCGATTTAGTACGGGAGCAGAGTACAGAAATGCTGTTTAATAAAGTAACCATGAGACCGGGGAGCGTAACTACAGCTGCTGTTCGTGGGGGTAAGCTGCTGTTAGCTTTATCCGGTAATCCAGGAGCCTGTTTTGTCGGGTTTCATCTATTTGCCCGCCCGGTCATCGGCCTGATGCAAGGATCTTTATATCCATATTTGCCGGAATGGACCGCTACGCTTGGGGAGGATTATTCAAAAGTTAATAATTACACCCGGTTTGTACGAGCTCGTTTGGAAATTCGTGGGGGAGCCCTCTTTGCTTATCCGGCAAGTATTGACGAATCATCCGTGATGGTGACTATCAAAGACAGTAATTGCCTTATTATAGTCCCCCCAGAGCAGCGGGGATTAACTGCTGGAGCTAAAGTGACTGTGATTAAACTTCCAGGAGAAATCGAGGGTTAA
- a CDS encoding SDR family oxidoreductase, producing MNNKLSGKVALVTGASRGIGRSIAEDLARHGAKVIVNYSSNPASAEEVVNGIKQNGGDALAIQADISKVVEIEHLFQKTLEAYGQLDILVNNAGIMITKPIANMTEEDFDKQFAINVKGTFFSCQQAAKHMNVNGRIINFSTSVIGQMFPTYSVYAGTKGAVEQITRQLAKELGPKGITINAVAPGPVNTELFTVGKTAEQITNIGNMNSFGRLGQPEDISSVVLFLASQESQWVTGQTLRVNGGFV from the coding sequence ATGAATAACAAATTATCAGGAAAAGTTGCGTTAGTGACAGGAGCTTCGCGGGGTATAGGACGGAGTATAGCCGAAGATTTGGCTCGTCACGGGGCAAAGGTTATCGTGAACTATTCAAGTAATCCGGCCTCCGCCGAAGAGGTAGTAAATGGTATTAAGCAAAATGGAGGAGACGCGCTGGCGATTCAAGCAGATATAAGCAAAGTGGTAGAGATTGAGCACTTGTTCCAAAAGACATTAGAAGCCTACGGACAACTTGATATTCTTGTTAACAATGCCGGTATCATGATTACTAAGCCCATTGCAAATATGACGGAAGAGGATTTCGACAAACAGTTTGCAATTAATGTAAAAGGTACATTCTTTAGCTGTCAGCAAGCTGCGAAGCATATGAATGTGAATGGTCGCATCATAAATTTTTCAACTTCTGTTATCGGTCAAATGTTCCCTACCTACAGCGTCTATGCGGGGACAAAGGGAGCTGTGGAGCAAATTACCCGTCAACTGGCTAAAGAACTAGGGCCCAAAGGCATTACCATTAATGCAGTGGCTCCAGGGCCTGTTAATACCGAACTCTTCACCGTTGGAAAGACGGCCGAACAAATTACCAACATCGGGAATATGAATTCGTTTGGACGATTGGGTCAACCTGAAGACATATCCAGTGTGGTATTATTCTTAGCTAGCCAGGAATCGCAGTGGGTAACAGGTCAGACGTTGCGTGTTAATGGAGGATTTGTATAA
- a CDS encoding DUF4178 domain-containing protein, translating to MSMWKRIGNLFSKSEPPAVEKSMLQLAPGDICEVSLVTYEVTGRTHNRGRNAVVLTLRDGIHISYLHIEEREQLQYGLYKPIDGRLDNPAAVPATLELDDQVFYLEEEYEGHVAVVGQTPFMNGGDQHVWQYQTDEFRLLRIEWQNGRFMLYEGEKVIPGDVKVIRAS from the coding sequence ATGAGTATGTGGAAACGTATCGGAAATCTATTTTCCAAGTCTGAGCCTCCCGCTGTAGAGAAAAGTATGCTGCAATTGGCACCTGGAGACATCTGCGAAGTATCTCTGGTTACGTATGAGGTGACAGGACGTACCCATAATCGGGGACGGAATGCGGTTGTTCTAACTCTTCGCGACGGAATACACATTTCTTATCTGCATATAGAAGAACGGGAACAGCTGCAATATGGATTGTACAAACCGATAGACGGACGTCTGGATAATCCGGCGGCGGTGCCGGCTACACTTGAACTTGATGATCAGGTGTTTTATTTGGAAGAGGAATATGAAGGTCATGTGGCTGTAGTAGGTCAGACTCCATTTATGAACGGCGGGGATCAGCATGTATGGCAATATCAGACGGATGAATTTCGCCTGCTGCGAATAGAATGGCAGAACGGACGGTTTATGCTGTATGAAGGCGAGAAAGTGATCCCGGGGGATGTAAAGGTGATTCGGGCTTCTTAA
- a CDS encoding DUF350 domain-containing protein: MDFQLLVSMTVWTVCGAVLLFVLMYVDSVFTRYHDLEEIKNGNMAVTTRFVLKLLAQAYILSSSISASSRLNEALIVSLVSFFLLLVLERTVRLLLWKWGRMNLDHGTQQGKIGYGLVAGSLHIAGALIISSFL; the protein is encoded by the coding sequence GTGGATTTCCAACTTCTAGTATCCATGACAGTCTGGACAGTATGTGGCGCGGTACTGTTGTTTGTGTTGATGTATGTTGACTCCGTATTTACCCGATATCACGATTTAGAGGAAATAAAGAATGGCAATATGGCGGTGACTACTCGCTTCGTGCTGAAGTTATTGGCACAGGCTTACATATTATCGTCCTCGATCTCCGCCTCATCCAGGCTCAATGAAGCATTGATTGTCTCCTTGGTATCCTTTTTTCTTTTGCTCGTATTAGAGAGAACGGTTCGTTTATTGTTGTGGAAATGGGGTAGGATGAATCTGGATCACGGGACCCAGCAAGGCAAGATTGGATACGGCTTAGTTGCAGGCTCACTGCATATCGCCGGGGCGTTAATTATTTCCTCTTTTTTATAA